One window of Hoplias malabaricus isolate fHopMal1 chromosome 16, fHopMal1.hap1, whole genome shotgun sequence genomic DNA carries:
- the bsg gene encoding basigin isoform X2 has translation MRLLCWFAALLICFQQAFSRTASFFKSPMSQMKLIDDIAELHCEVIGDPIPEVQWWFIEGEEPNETVSQLFDGARADHVHVNTTYIHHAASTLALFDLTLNDTGVYECRASNDPDRNDLRTTPKVKWIRSQANVIVFEKATIVPQPSEVYNVTAATLSCNLTNPASPVKGHYWKRNGKKIEDTLVDDGRLYAEYTIQKVDYHTAGVYTCVFNTEPIAEENIPVKIPPHVAPYKHSENSNEQDKAVLVCVSHSYPGIIDWKWSKIEGSVEMPINGSGKYTIKSTSDNSTLTIGDLSIEDDMGDYECVGMNELGNKTSRIHLRVRSRLAALWPFLGIVAEVIILVTIIFIYEKRRKPDEINDDDDSGSAPLKSNAATNHKDKNVRQRNSN, from the exons ATGCGGCTGCTGTGTTGGTTTGCTGCCCTTTTAATTTGTTTCCAACAAGCCTTTTCTAGGACAG CGAGCTTCTTTAAGTCCCCTATGTCTCAGATGAAATTGATAGATGACATAGCAGAACTCCATTGTGAGGTTATAGGAGACCCCATTCCTGAAGTACAGTGGTGGTTTATAGAGGGTGAGGAGCCAAACGAGACAGTTTCTCAACTCTTTGACGGGGCTCGGGCTGACCATGTCCACGTCAACACTACCTACATTCATCATGCTGCCAGCACCCTCGCCCTCTTCGATCTCACACTCAATGACACAGGCGTATATGAATGCCGTGCCTCCAACGATCCTGATCGAAATGACCTGAGGACAACACCTAAAGTCAAGTGGATCCGCTCGCAAGCGAATGTTATTGTGTTTGAAA AGGCTACAATTGTGCCTCAGCCATCTGAGGTCTACAACGTGACTGCTGCCACGCTCAGCTGCAACCTCACCAACCCTGCATCTCCTGTCAAGGGTCACTACTGGAAAAGAAATGGCAAGAAAATAGAGGACACCCTGGTGGATGACGGACGGCTCTACGCAGAGTACAC CATTCAGAAGGTCGATTACCATACCGCAGGAGTGTATACCTGTGTCTTCAACACTGAACCGATAGCTGAGGAGAATATCCCGGTTAAGA TTCCTCCCCATGTTGCACCCTATAAGCACTCAGAGAACAGTAATGAGCAGGATAAggctgtcctggtgtgtgtgtccCATAGCTACCCTGGGATTATTGACTGGAAATGGTCCAAGATAGAAGGGAGTGTGGAAATG CCCATCAATGGCTCTGGAAAGTATACAATCAAGAGCACTTCTGACAATTCCACACTGACCATTGGAGACCTAAGCATTGAGGACGACATGGGTGACTATGAGTGTGTTGGGATGAATGAACTGGGTAATAAAACTTCCAGGATTCACTTACGTGTTCGTAGTCGATTGGCTGCCCTCTGGCCCTTTCTTGGCATTGTGGCTGAGGTAATCATCCTTGTCACCATCATCTTCATCTATGAGAAGAGGAGAAAGCCAGATGAGATTAATGACG